From Streptomyces cyaneogriseus subsp. noncyanogenus, the proteins below share one genomic window:
- the rplD gene encoding 50S ribosomal protein L4, with amino-acid sequence MSTVDILSPAGDKAGSVELPAEIFGVEKVSVPLIHQVVVAQLAAARQGTHKTKTRGEVRGGGKKPYRQKGTGRARQGSTRAPQFAGGGVVHGPVPRDYSQRTPKKMKAAALRHALTDRARHNRIHVVTGVVEGETPSTKAAKSLFGKISERKNLLLVVDRSDEAAWLSARNLPQVHILEPGQLNTYDVLVSDDVVFTKAAFESFVAGPNKANDTEGSEA; translated from the coding sequence ATGAGCACTGTTGACATCCTTTCGCCGGCGGGCGACAAGGCCGGGTCCGTCGAGCTCCCCGCGGAGATCTTCGGCGTCGAGAAGGTCAGCGTCCCGCTGATCCACCAGGTCGTCGTCGCGCAGCTGGCCGCTGCCCGCCAGGGCACGCACAAGACCAAGACCCGCGGTGAAGTCCGTGGTGGTGGCAAGAAGCCGTACCGCCAGAAGGGCACCGGCCGCGCCCGTCAGGGCTCGACCCGCGCGCCGCAGTTCGCCGGTGGTGGCGTCGTGCACGGTCCCGTGCCGCGCGACTACTCGCAGCGGACCCCGAAGAAGATGAAGGCTGCGGCCCTGCGCCACGCCCTCACCGACCGGGCCCGCCACAACCGCATCCACGTCGTCACCGGCGTGGTCGAGGGCGAGACCCCCTCCACGAAGGCCGCCAAGAGCCTGTTCGGCAAGATCAGCGAGCGCAAGAACCTGCTCCTGGTCGTCGACCGCTCCGACGAGGCCGCGTGGCTGTCCGCCCGCAACCTGCCCCAGGTCCACATCCTGGAGCCGGGCCAGCTCAACACGTACGACGTTCTCGTCTCGGACGACGTGGTCTTCACCAAGGCCGCTTTCGAGTCCTTCGTCGCCGGCCCGAACAAGGCCAACGACACCGAAGGGAGCGAGGCCTGA
- the rplW gene encoding 50S ribosomal protein L23: MATRHPSIASKAAKAAKEARVKKARRHATEGKNTVVTPASKAYTDPRDVLLKPVVSEKSYALIDENKYTFLVDPRANKTQIKEAVQSVFSVKVTGVNTINRVGKRKRTRTGFGQRAATKRAIVTLAEGDRIDIFGGPTA; this comes from the coding sequence ATGGCTACCCGTCACCCCTCCATCGCCTCGAAGGCCGCCAAGGCCGCCAAGGAGGCGCGCGTCAAGAAGGCGCGTCGCCACGCCACCGAGGGCAAGAACACCGTTGTCACCCCGGCGAGCAAGGCGTACACGGACCCCCGTGACGTGCTGCTCAAGCCGGTCGTGTCGGAGAAGAGCTACGCGCTCATCGACGAGAACAAGTACACGTTCCTCGTCGACCCGCGTGCCAACAAGACCCAGATCAAGGAGGCCGTCCAGTCGGTCTTCTCGGTCAAGGTCACCGGCGTGAACACGATCAACCGCGTCGGCAAGCGCAAGCGGACCCGCACCGGCTTCGGCCAGCGCGCCGCCACCAAGCGCGCGATCGTGACCCTCGCTGAGGGCGACCGTATCGACATCTTCGGCGGTCCGACCGCGTAA
- the rplB gene encoding 50S ribosomal protein L2, producing MGIRKYKPTTPGRRGASVADFVEVTRSTPEKSLVRPLHSKGGRNNAGRVTVRHQGGGHKRAYRVIDFRRHDKDGVPAKVAHIEYDPNRTARIALLHYADGEKRYILAPRGLQQGDRIENGPGADIKPGNNLALRNIPVGTTLHAIELRPGGGAKFARSAGASVQLLAKEGAYAHLRMPSGEIRLVDVRCRATVGEVGNAEQSNINWGKAGRKRWLGVRPTVRGVVMNPVDHPHGGGEGRTSGGRHPVSPWGKKEGRTRSPKKASNKYIVRRRKTNKKR from the coding sequence ATGGGTATCCGCAAGTACAAGCCGACGACTCCTGGCCGTCGTGGCGCCAGCGTCGCCGACTTCGTCGAGGTCACGCGGTCCACGCCGGAGAAGTCGCTGGTCCGCCCGCTGCACAGCAAGGGCGGCCGTAACAACGCCGGTCGTGTGACCGTGCGCCACCAGGGTGGCGGACACAAGCGCGCCTACCGCGTGATCGACTTCCGTCGTCACGACAAGGACGGCGTGCCGGCGAAGGTCGCGCACATCGAGTACGACCCCAACCGCACCGCGCGCATCGCGCTGCTGCACTACGCCGACGGCGAGAAGCGCTACATCCTCGCGCCGCGCGGCCTGCAGCAGGGCGACCGCATCGAGAACGGTCCCGGGGCCGACATCAAGCCGGGCAACAACCTTGCCCTGCGCAACATCCCGGTCGGTACGACGCTGCACGCCATCGAGCTGCGTCCGGGCGGCGGCGCGAAGTTCGCCCGCTCCGCCGGCGCCTCCGTGCAGCTGCTCGCGAAGGAGGGCGCCTACGCCCACCTGCGCATGCCGTCCGGTGAGATCCGCCTGGTCGACGTCCGCTGCCGCGCCACCGTCGGCGAGGTCGGCAACGCCGAGCAGAGCAACATCAACTGGGGCAAGGCGGGCCGCAAGCGGTGGCTGGGCGTTCGCCCGACCGTCCGTGGTGTGGTCATGAACCCGGTTGACCACCCGCACGGTGGTGGTGAGGGCCGGACCTCCGGTGGTCGTCACCCCGTGTCTCCGTGGGGCAAGAAGGAAGGCCGTACTCGTTCGCCCAAGAAGGCGTCGAACAAGTACATCGTCCGCCGCCGCAAGACGAACAAGAAGCGCTAA
- the rpsS gene encoding 30S ribosomal protein S19: MPRSLKKGPFVDDHLMKKVDAQNEAGTKNVIKTWSRRSMIVPAMLGHTIAVHNGKTHIPVFVTESMVGHKLGEFSPTRTFRGHVKEDRKSKRR; encoded by the coding sequence ATGCCTCGTAGCTTGAAGAAGGGGCCCTTCGTCGACGACCACCTGATGAAGAAGGTGGACGCCCAGAACGAAGCGGGCACCAAGAACGTCATCAAGACCTGGTCCCGTCGCTCGATGATCGTCCCGGCGATGCTGGGCCACACGATCGCGGTGCACAACGGCAAGACCCACATCCCGGTGTTTGTCACCGAGTCGATGGTCGGCCACAAGCTCGGCGAGTTCTCGCCGACCCGCACCTTCCGGGGCCACGTCAAGGAAGACCGGAAGTCGAAGCGCCGCTAA
- the rplV gene encoding 50S ribosomal protein L22 — protein MEARAQARYIRVTPMKARRVVDLIRGLNATEAQAVLRFAPQAASVPVGKVLDSAIANAAHNYDHTDVDSLYVSEAYVDEGPTLKRFRPRAQGRAYRIRKRTSHITVVVSSKEGTR, from the coding sequence ATGGAAGCCAGGGCCCAGGCGCGGTACATCCGCGTCACGCCCATGAAGGCCCGCCGTGTGGTGGACCTCATCCGTGGCCTGAACGCCACGGAGGCTCAGGCGGTCCTGCGTTTCGCCCCGCAGGCCGCGAGCGTGCCGGTCGGCAAGGTGCTCGACAGCGCCATCGCCAACGCCGCGCACAACTACGACCACACCGACGTCGACAGCCTGTACGTCTCCGAGGCGTACGTCGACGAGGGCCCGACCCTGAAGCGGTTCCGCCCGCGTGCCCAGGGCCGCGCCTACCGGATCCGCAAGCGGACCAGCCACATCACCGTGGTCGTCAGCAGCAAGGAAGGAACCCGGTAA